Proteins encoded within one genomic window of Chroicocephalus ridibundus chromosome 7, bChrRid1.1, whole genome shotgun sequence:
- the METTL8 gene encoding tRNA N(3)-methylcytidine methyltransferase METTL8, mitochondrial isoform X4 — protein MQWSQEEEENAKEKAAENSLVKVHWEDQDKYEREASKYWNKFYKTHKNNFFKDRNWLFLEFPEILPEKRRQELKTEERSLEYTQKNSTNSFSHKNEMFEEGEKYWKKNYGGGSTSVQGYVYNKNQAKSLTDNPQGKNCGEELGRLESFPGSDATYRILEVGCGAGNSVFPILKVLCNTPGTFLYCCDFASGAVELVKSHSSYNSAWCSAFVHDVCDDALPYPFPDEILDVILLVFVLSTIHPDRMQGVVNRLAKLLKPGGMLLFRDYGRYDTAQLRFKKGHCLSENFYVRGDGTRVYFFTKGLHLGSCKIACRHHWNFSLSKHLVSNGMLKFCYLKMYFISFLEHEINVLGRAIGSSALIFCSAMLVILSCEAAPSAGAKLKFLIMDTIPFCPSTHLILSSVSSDWYILAQLPETVKVSIVVQFFFFFPSYSLQLRL, from the exons ataaatatGAGAGAGAAGCCAGTAAATATTGGAACAAATTTTACAAGActcataaaaataactttttcaaggATCGCAATTGGCTATTTCTGGAATTTCCAGAAATTCTTCCAGAAAAAAGGAGACAAGagttgaaaacagaagaaagatctttggaatacacacaaaaaaatagtaCCAACAGTTTTtcacacaaaaatgaaatgtttgaggaaggagaaaaatattggAAGAAAAATTATGGAGGTGGTTCTACTTCTGTACAAGGATATGTATAtaacaaaaaccaagcaaaatcTCTCACTGACAATCCTCAGGGTAAAAACTGTGGAGAAGAACTTGGCAGGCTAGAATCCTTCCCTGGTAGTGATGCCACTTACAGAATATTAGAG GTTGGTTGTGGTGCTGGAAACAGTGTCTTTCCTATTTTGAAAGTTCTATG caATACACCTGGAACCTTTCTATACTGTTGTGATTTTGCTTCAGGAGCAGTGGAGCTGGTAAAG TCACATTCGTCCTACAATTCAGCCTGGTGTTCTGCCTTTGTTCATGATGTGTGTGATGATGCTTTGCCCTATCCTTTTCCCGATGAGATCCTGGATGTCATTCTCCTTGTCTTTGTGCTCTCTACTATTCATCCTGACAG GATGCAAGGGGTTGTAAATAGGTTGGCTAAACTACTGAAACCTGGAGGAATGTTGTTATTTCGAGACTATGGAAGATACGATACAGCTCAACTTCGTTTTAAAAAAG GTCATTGCTTGTCAGAAAATTTTTACGTACGAGGAGATGGAACCAGAGTATATTTCTTTACCAAAG GGTTGCATCTGGGGTCCTGCAAGATTGCTTGCAGACATCACTGGAATTTCTCTCTGTCTAAGCATCTTGTGTCTAATGGTATGCTCAAATTCTGTtatttaaagatgtattttatttctttcttagaaCATGAGATAAACGTACTTGGAAGGGCAATTGGTAGCAGTGCTCTGATATTTTGTTCTGCTATGTTGGTGATTCTGAGCTGTGAGGCCGCTCCTTCTGCAGGAGCTAAACTTAAATTCCTGATTATGGATACTATTCCTTTTTGCCCGTCCACTCACTTGATTCTGTCGTCAGTTAGCTCAGACTGGTATATTTTAGCCCAGCTACCAGAAACTGTGAAAGTGAGCATCgtggtacaatttttttttttttttccttcttactctcTGCAACTTAGACTGTAA